TTGATAGGTGAACGTTGGGTTCGCATTTGCTGCGGTCAGATGATCGCACGTGCCAAGCATTTTGGCTCCTCCGATGGCAGTCCAAACCTCATTCATTTCCGCGCCTATCCGCAACAATTGCGGGTGCGTGTGCAGCAGATTGCTGAGCAGGGTTGTCCCGCTGCGCATGCAACCAGTAATAAACAATGGCCCGTTCGCGTGCACCGCCTCAGGCTGTCCCTGACTGCCCAATAAGTTCCTCAACAAAGGCGACAACTTCATTTGAGTCTAAACAAACGAAAAATGTCGATAAGCTGCTTCTTGTATTGAGCTGTTGGTTTATGAGAAGCACGTTTCAGCGGTGTGGTTGATGACCATGTTATTGTGCAACCACCTCTGAATACATCGGCCCAAGTTTCGGGCCTTCAGTATTGAAAACGTCATTTTTTGAAATTGGAATGACATTCAACGAGTTTTGTTTTCAGGCTGATAGTGTGCTTTGATCCATCTTTTTCAGATTCTTCCAAACCTGACAGTACCCGGTTTTTGTTGCGCTGAACCTGAGTCAATACGAGGGCATGGAAGAAGCCGCTGATTATCCGGGATAGTTCGACTTTTCTCTTATCCCATTCTGTACATACAGATAACTGAAGCATGATTAAGATAGAGCCGCGAGTTCGCATATTAATATGTAATTAGTAAAAGTTCAAAAGGCATCGATCGTCTGAAATGAGGCAACCAAGGCGGCTTTCGGTAGTTTATATGACCAAGCATCAACAGAAATTTTGATAGCTTCGACCACTTTGCGATAAACCAAAAAAAATTGAATGCCAACCCCGACCATTCAAAGATCAGTTAGTAGCGTGTGGACCATTGCATTCGTCATGGTCTGTTTTTTTTCCGCAAGGTCTCAGAACGCCTCATCTGGCTGGGTTCATGCCATGGAGGATCAGAAGGCCTTTATCGAGAACAGGTCGCAGTTTGATGGTCTGAACAGAACAGACGACCAGATTTTATACGCTATCGACCATGGAGATACCAAGATCTTCTTTACCGAAAAAGGGATTACTTATCTGTTCACCGAGACCGAGAAGAAAAGCGAAGAGGAACTTGAATCGGAGCATCCGGATTGGGAGAAACTAAGCCACGCAGAGCGAGAGCGGCTGGAACACGAAGTGGAAGCGACAACGGATGTTGTTCACATGCTTTGGGTTGCGCCAAGTTCAGAGTTGAAGGTTGTGTCGGAAGACAAACGCGAAGACTATTACAACTATTCGGTCGGAGATCATTCCATTGATGGCATTCCCGCGTTCAAGCGGATCAAGTACCAAAATGTGTTCGATGGTATTGATGTGCTTTTCGAGTTCCATCCTGAAGACGGCATCAAATATTCGTTCATTATCCGACCCGGAGCGGATCCATCACAGATCGCCATGCGCTATGAAAGCGTCAATGGGCAGCAGTTGGATGAGGATGGCACGTTGCATCTTCCAACGGTTTTTGGCGACATTCTGGAACACGCGCCTGTCAGTTTTTACAAGGATGGCGGCCAAAAGATCCCTTCAGGGTTTGTGCTCGATGGCAACATCATCCATTTCCAGTTGGATAATTATGATCCTTCCCGATCGGTGGTTATCGACCCTTGGGTGCAAACGCCAACGTTGGCAAGCTCAAACAGTGTTTGGGAATGTGACGTAGATCAATCCAGCAACGTTTACATCATTGGAGGGGAAAATCCGCTTAAGTTGTTGAAATACAACTCAGGCGGTGCGTTGCAATGGACCTTCTCCACCGCCTATGACACGGTGGGTGGCGATTGGCTGGGATGTATGGCAACGGATTTCAATGGCAACAGTTTTGTGTCCAACGGTTCAAGTGCCGCATTGACCAAAGTAAACTCGGCCGGTTCGCAGCAGTTCAACGTGAACGGTGCCGGGCTGAGTGACGAGTACTGGACGATCTCATTCAACTGCGATCAGACAAAGTTGATCATCGGGGGAACTACTGCATCGGGCCTGTTCGACCTGAAAGCCGGTATTTTCGATGTCAGTCCGTCTAATGGAAGCATTCTGAACACGCAGGCGGTTGCAATAGGCAGTACGACTTCTTTCCCGCCAACGGTCCAAGAGGTTCGCTCGCTATCGCCAAGTAAAAATTCGCGATACTATTTCTTGACGCATGACACCATTGGAGCGATCGATCAGAGTTTTTCCCCGTGCTATAGCGGTGAGCCCATCTTCAAGGAAGATCATGGCTATCACCTTGGTTACAAGATGGAGAATTATCGTCCCAATAACGGCAATGCCGGGATCCGGGCCATCCGCGCCAACGACAGTTTTGTGTATACCCACAATGGAACGACAGTGCATAAACGGTCGTTGATCAATGGTGCAATACTCGGCAGCGCAACCATACCTGGCGGTCAGTCCTCTACAAGTTTGGGTTTGAATGTGATCAGCAACTGCGGCATTGATATCGATGATTGCGGGAATGTGTACGTGGGCTCAACAAATGGTGTTTACAAGTACGATGCGAACCTGAACCTGATCACATCCTCCTCCACCAGTTTTAAAGTGTATGCCGTAAAGGTGAACTATAATGGTGAGGTGGTGGCCTGCGGCTCGACCGGCACCAATGCTGACGTGAACAGGACCGGTTACGTACAATCGTTGGCCATGAGTGCCTGTGCGCCATTGGAGAATATTTGCTGCGACCCGAACATCTGTCCTGCGGGGCCATTCTGCCAAACAGACGCACCCGTTACGCTAACCGCGGGAGACCCCGGTGGCGTTTGGGCCGGAGATGGAATTACCAATTCCTCTACGGGTGTTTTCGACCCATCAGTGGCAGGCCCAGGCGTGCATACCATCAGTTACACACTTCCTTGTGGAGCCGATTCCATTTACATTTCAGTAAGTGCCTGTACTCCTTTGGAAGTCTGCCTCGAGAACAACGGGGATCTCACAGTTCTCAACGGAACAGGGCCGTACACATGGGATGAATGGGTTACCGGAATTTCCACCCCCATTACCAATCAAGCTGAGTGTGAAGCATGTGGTTACACATGGGTTCCATTTGTCAACACGTGTTCGGGAGGAACCACTTGTGCAAGCTCAGCTGGCTGGTCCAATTTTGCCACAGGAACTACGGTCACACCAACCAATTATCCTGTCCGAGTGGTGGATGCCGTTGGCGATTCGCTGGTGATAAATGACCCGAACACCTTGACGCCATGTACCCAATGCGCGCTGCCAACGGTTACCTACACTACGCAGGATCCTGCATGCGAGGGCGGTGCAGATGGTTCCATCGATCTGACGGTAACGGGGGCTTCCACCTACGATTTTGCTTGGGATAATTCGGCCACTACTGAGGACATCAGTAACCTGACCGCAGGAGGCTACCAAGTGACCATCACCGATCAGACCGACCAGACCTGCGATACCACATTTACCGTTACACTGAATGACGGTACGTCCCCGACCATTTCGGGCATTAGCATTACAGACGCTTCCTGCGGTAATGCGGATGGCCAGATAGATGTAACGGCTGCAACGGCCACACAGTTCAGTTCGGATGGCGGAACGAATTTTCAAGCAAGCGGCAGCTTTCCGGCTTTGGCTGCCGGTTCGTATGATATTGTTGTGGAAGACGCCAACGGCTGTCAGGCCGATTCCACGGTTTCCGTCAATAACGCCAACGGACCGAGCATCGATAACCTCGCCTCAACCGACCCTAACTGTGGGGCAAGCGATGGTACCATCGACATTACAGCAAGTGGCGGAGCAACTCCGTTGCAATACAGTATCGACAATGGGGTCACATTCCAATCTTCAGGCTCATTTACAGGGTTGAACGCAGGCAGTTTTGATATTGTGGTGGAGGATGCAAATGGTTGTCAGGCGGTGGATCAGATCGATCTGAACAGCAGCGGTGGCCCGACCATCGATAACGTTTCAACCACCGATGCAACCTGTGGTGTTTCCAACGGACAGATCGACATTACAGCATCAGGCGGTACGCCTCCGTTGTCTTATAGCATCGACAATGGAACAACCACGCAAACCACTTCCAGTTTTACGGGGCTGGCTGCTGGAACGTATGATGTAGTGGTGGATGACGGGCAGGGCTGTCCGGCCACGCAGCAGGTGACGTTGAACAGTTCGGGTGGCGCGACCATCGACAATGTGGCGGTAACGGATGCAACCTGTGGTCAGGCCGATGGTCAGATAGACATTACCGCAAGCGGTGGAACAGCTCCATTGCAGTACAGTACAGACAATGGTCTGACCTTCCAGAACGGTTCGCAATTCACGGGTCTTTTGGCAGGAAACTACGACCTCGTGGTAGAAGATGCAAGCGGTTGCCAGACCACGCAATCGGCCTCGGTGGCCAATGGCGGTGCTCCTACCATTTCCAGCATCACACCAACAGATGCGCTTTGCAAAGGCGACTGCAATGGCAGCATTGATGTGGTTGCCGTGGGTGCCACACAATACAGCATCGACAATGGAACCACCTTTCAGGCAACGGGAACCTTTACAGGGATCTGCGCAGGAACCTACGATGTAGTGGTGGACGATGGCGCGGGCTGTCAGGCATTTGGTCAGGCAGTTGTGGGTGAACCCGCTGCGGTCACGGCAAGCTCCACGTCAACAGATGCCACCTGTTCGGGCGCATGCGATGGAACAATTACGGTGAATGCAGGAGGTGGTGTTTCTCCATATCAGTATAGCATCGACAACGGCTCCAGTTTCCAAGGTTCCGGAAACTTTGCTTCGGTGTGCGATGGTAGCTATTCTATCGTGGTGGAAGACGCCAACGGTTGTCAGCAGACGGCCAATGAAACGGTCAACGTTCCGAACCCGATCACATTCAATTTCTCAACGGTGGATGTCACCTGTTTCAATGATTGCGATGGCTCGGCCTCCGTTACGGTGGCTGGAGGAACTTCGCCCTATTCGTACAGTTGGTCGAGCCTTACAGGAACGGGTTCTACTCAGAGCGCGGTCTGTGCCGGAACGTACACACTTACCATTACGGATGATAGCGGATGTAGCGTTGACACCACATTCCAGATAACGCAGCCTGCCTTGGTTGCCATTGAGAATGTGCTGGTAACAGCAGAAGGATGCGAAGGCGACTGCGATGGAAGTATCATTATCCAGTCATCAGCAGCCAATGCTTTCAGTATTGATGGTGGCGATACATTTGAACCCACAGCCGATTTCCTCGATCTGTGTTCGGGAGATTACGCCATTATGGTTCTGGATACCATAAGCGGTTGCGGAAATTCAGATTCAGTTGCCGTGGCTCCTGGAGCGCATGTGGTGTCCGATTTCGTGCCGCGACCAGATGTAGTGAGCGAATTCGATTCGGAGATCCTGTTCGACAATAACTCCATCGGGGCAACAATGTACGAGTGGCATTTCGGTGATGAGAACTTCTCGTATGATGAGAATCCGAGCTACGATTTCCAAAATGAGCCGGGAACGTATCTGGTGTGTTTGGTGGCAGATAACGGACTGGGTTGCATTGATACCTCCTGCAAGTATGTGGATGTGACACCGATTTTCACCATTTACGTTCCGAACGCATTCACCCCAGATGTCACCACGGGCAAGAATGATGTCTTTTTACCCATCATTGGTGGCGATTATCCTGACACGTATCACCTCCAGATCTTTGACCGTTGGGGTGAGCGGGTATTTGAAACCAACAACATTGATACGGGTTGGGACGGCACCTACAAGGACAAGCAAGTGCAGAAAGGGGTCTATGTGTGGATGATCGAAGTGGAGAAGGTCGAAGGTGGCTTCAACCGCAAGTTCGTAGGGCACGTTTCGGTGGTGAGATGATGCTGTAGCGTTCGTTCAACTTCTGGAAACGTGGCGGTGCCAAACTGATAATATTCCCTTCAGATTCAGGATCTATTGAAGCATCAACTTCGTTGTTGATATTCTGAACCTGCATGGGCATTCCGCTTCAAGTCGCGACCGATAGGCCGCAACAGACCGAAACATTCATCCGATCATTTCTTGATGCATCGCGCATCAGAGTTCAGGTTGCAGAATCGGAACTGGGCCGTGTTCCCGCCACAGGCGGATGCGTGATCCTTGGTAACCGATTGTTCGGACCTGCCGACCCCATTCTCCTCATCCATGCCATCTCATCAGTGCGGAAGGATGTGGTCGTGCTCACATCTTACAACTTCAGAGCATATCCCGAATTGCAGGACTGCATAACGTTTTTGAACATTGAAGACACCGAAGAGAAGCTGCTGCTTCAGTTCGAGGCATTGCTAAAGAAAGACAAAGTGGTGGTTGTGTTTCCTGCGCGGCAGGGAACCATCAGCCGCATAACGGCCAATATTGCCTTGGACAAACGCTGGCATCCGAAGTTGCTGAAGGTGCTTTTCCTCCTGCGTCAGCCCATCATTCCCGTTTATCTGCGTACCGATTCCATCATCAGTCTCGTTCATTCCAAAACGTTCTCTTTCGATAGGATGACCTCCTTTTTCAAGGACTTGAATGCGAAAGAAAAGAACGTCAACATCCGCATTGGCAAGCCGATAACCGATGAGGTGAAACGCACGTTCTTCCGTGCCGATCATTTCGGGAGATATGTTCGCGCCAAGCTCTATGCGCTGGGAAGTCCGTTGCAAGTGAATGCCTTCTTTTCGGCTACGCGGAATTCGCAAAGCATGGTGGAGCGGCAACCGATAGGAACGGCCATTGACGGGGCTATTTTGGAGAAGGAATTGGCTGCGCTGCCATCCAAAAACCGTTTGCTGTCGCAAGGAAACTTTGATGTGCTGATAGCCGCAGCGCAAAGTGTGCCGATGACATTGAAGGAGATCGGACGGCAGCGCGAGATCACCTTCCGAACGGTTGGAGAAGGAACAGGCGAAGCCTTGGACCTGGATGAGTACGACATGTACTACCATCAACTCATTCTTTGGGACAGGGAAGCGCGCAAGATAGCAGGAGGTTACCGCATCGGGTTCGGACACGAGATCATGGAACTGTACGGCAAGCGCGGGTTCTACCTGCATTCGCTGTTCAAGTTCAAGCGGCCGTTCAATAAGATATTGGAGCAATCCATTGAGCTGGGAAGATCTTACGTGACACCCGAATACCAAAAGGCGCGCCTGCCGCTTTTCCTGCGTTGGAAAGGCATTCTGGCCGTGCTGCTGCAAAACCTCGGTTACCGCTACCTCATCGGTCCTGTCAGCATCAGCAACGAGTATTCGAGCTTCTCGCGGCAGCTCATCGTGGCCTTTATCAAGAAGTATTACTGGAACACGGATCTGGCGCAGCACGTGAAGCCGCGCAAGGCATTCCGACCTGCCAAACGCGACCTCGACATCGAGGCCATTGTGGATCAACTCGGGCAGGAAATGACGGAGATAGACCGCGTGATCGAGGAAGTGGAGCCACACAATTTCAAGCTGCCTGTGCTCATCAAAAAGTACATCAAGCAGGAGGCGAAGATCATCGGGTTCAATGTCGATCCGAGCTTCTCGAACGTATTGGACGGACTCATTCTCCTCGATATGATGGACATTCCGATCGAGACATTGGAAAACCTGAACCGCGACCTGAACTGATTTGCAAACGCTCCGCGGAATTTATCGGCTTTTCGGGTTTCTCATCCTCACCTGCATCTGCATTGCCAAGATCCTCGTGCTTGCCGTTGTGAAGGGAAGGGACGTGAAACGCGCCATCAACCTACGCAGAAAGTTGGCGCAACAACTGGTGCGTTTTCTGAATGTGCAGGTTGAAGTAACGGGAACCGTTCCAACGGACGGCATCTTAGGTGTCACGAACCATCGCTCGTACATCGATTCCATCTGCATTTTCAAGAATTTGGATGCCTGCCCCGTGGTGAAGGCCGAGGTGGGCAAATGGCCCATTATCGGTTTCGGGCTGCGACATTCAGGAACCGTTTTCGTTGACAGAAAAAGCAAGGAAAGCAGAAGACGCACGCGTCAGCAGATCGCGGATTTTGTGAAGCAAGGGATTTCCACTATTGTGTTTGTGGAAGGCACCACGTATGTCGGGCCCGAAACGGGGGAATTCCGCCCAGGTACGTTCATGACGGCCGTGGAAGGCGGTTTTGCGGTCATTCCTATTGCTATCGAGTTTGAGAAGCAAGACATGGCGTGGGTCGGAAAGGACACCTTCATCCCGCACTTCATGGAGGTTTTCGGCAAATGCAGGGAATCGCGTGTAAAAGTGGCTTTTGGAGACCCGATAAAGAGCGATGATTGGGAAACGCTGCGCGATGAGAGCCAAGCGTGGATCAGCGCCAAACTGTTTCAGATGCGGGCGGAGTTCGACCGTGGCTCAGAAACGCAACGTTGAGATTACAGGCAGGTGGTCTGACGGATAGTTCTTCCCGTCATTCTCATCCAAAATGCTGTATGTGCTGCACTTCAGTTGTTTGGAGTAGAACACATGGTCGATGCGTTCACCTTCGTTCTCGCCAACGGCAAACCCGCGCCCCGTTGTTTTCGGACCGCTCTTGTAGCACGAGAAAGCATCCGAGAACTCCGAAGTAATGGTCTTGTACGGTTCGCTATCGGGACTGAAGTTGAAGTCACCGATAAGCACAATTGCATCATCCTGCGCCATTTCCTTGGCCTTCTTTATTATCAGTTTGGCACTTTCCTGCCGCGCCTTCTTTCCCTTGTGGTCGAAGTGCGTGTTGAAAACCCACACGGCTTTGCCCGTCTGTTTATCGATGAGCTGTGCGTAGGTGCAGATGCGTGTAATGGCCGCATCCCAGCTTTTGCTACCCGGCATTTCGGGGGTTTCGCTCAGCCAGAACGTGCCGTTGTCGCGTAGGTTGAAGCGGTCCTTTCGGTAATAGAGCGGGCTGTATTCGCCTTTCTCCCAGCCGTCATCGCGGCCCACGCCAATGCGACCGTAAGCGGTAAGCAGACTGTCCATGAATTCGGTCTGCTCCTTCAATGCTTCCTGAAGTCCCACTACATCAGCCTGTTGCGAAAGCACCAGTTT
Above is a window of Flavobacteriales bacterium DNA encoding:
- a CDS encoding T9SS type B sorting domain-containing protein; amino-acid sequence: MPTPTIQRSVSSVWTIAFVMVCFFSARSQNASSGWVHAMEDQKAFIENRSQFDGLNRTDDQILYAIDHGDTKIFFTEKGITYLFTETEKKSEEELESEHPDWEKLSHAERERLEHEVEATTDVVHMLWVAPSSELKVVSEDKREDYYNYSVGDHSIDGIPAFKRIKYQNVFDGIDVLFEFHPEDGIKYSFIIRPGADPSQIAMRYESVNGQQLDEDGTLHLPTVFGDILEHAPVSFYKDGGQKIPSGFVLDGNIIHFQLDNYDPSRSVVIDPWVQTPTLASSNSVWECDVDQSSNVYIIGGENPLKLLKYNSGGALQWTFSTAYDTVGGDWLGCMATDFNGNSFVSNGSSAALTKVNSAGSQQFNVNGAGLSDEYWTISFNCDQTKLIIGGTTASGLFDLKAGIFDVSPSNGSILNTQAVAIGSTTSFPPTVQEVRSLSPSKNSRYYFLTHDTIGAIDQSFSPCYSGEPIFKEDHGYHLGYKMENYRPNNGNAGIRAIRANDSFVYTHNGTTVHKRSLINGAILGSATIPGGQSSTSLGLNVISNCGIDIDDCGNVYVGSTNGVYKYDANLNLITSSSTSFKVYAVKVNYNGEVVACGSTGTNADVNRTGYVQSLAMSACAPLENICCDPNICPAGPFCQTDAPVTLTAGDPGGVWAGDGITNSSTGVFDPSVAGPGVHTISYTLPCGADSIYISVSACTPLEVCLENNGDLTVLNGTGPYTWDEWVTGISTPITNQAECEACGYTWVPFVNTCSGGTTCASSAGWSNFATGTTVTPTNYPVRVVDAVGDSLVINDPNTLTPCTQCALPTVTYTTQDPACEGGADGSIDLTVTGASTYDFAWDNSATTEDISNLTAGGYQVTITDQTDQTCDTTFTVTLNDGTSPTISGISITDASCGNADGQIDVTAATATQFSSDGGTNFQASGSFPALAAGSYDIVVEDANGCQADSTVSVNNANGPSIDNLASTDPNCGASDGTIDITASGGATPLQYSIDNGVTFQSSGSFTGLNAGSFDIVVEDANGCQAVDQIDLNSSGGPTIDNVSTTDATCGVSNGQIDITASGGTPPLSYSIDNGTTTQTTSSFTGLAAGTYDVVVDDGQGCPATQQVTLNSSGGATIDNVAVTDATCGQADGQIDITASGGTAPLQYSTDNGLTFQNGSQFTGLLAGNYDLVVEDASGCQTTQSASVANGGAPTISSITPTDALCKGDCNGSIDVVAVGATQYSIDNGTTFQATGTFTGICAGTYDVVVDDGAGCQAFGQAVVGEPAAVTASSTSTDATCSGACDGTITVNAGGGVSPYQYSIDNGSSFQGSGNFASVCDGSYSIVVEDANGCQQTANETVNVPNPITFNFSTVDVTCFNDCDGSASVTVAGGTSPYSYSWSSLTGTGSTQSAVCAGTYTLTITDDSGCSVDTTFQITQPALVAIENVLVTAEGCEGDCDGSIIIQSSAANAFSIDGGDTFEPTADFLDLCSGDYAIMVLDTISGCGNSDSVAVAPGAHVVSDFVPRPDVVSEFDSEILFDNNSIGATMYEWHFGDENFSYDENPSYDFQNEPGTYLVCLVADNGLGCIDTSCKYVDVTPIFTIYVPNAFTPDVTTGKNDVFLPIIGGDYPDTYHLQIFDRWGERVFETNNIDTGWDGTYKDKQVQKGVYVWMIEVEKVEGGFNRKFVGHVSVVR
- a CDS encoding GNAT family N-acetyltransferase, with translation MGIPLQVATDRPQQTETFIRSFLDASRIRVQVAESELGRVPATGGCVILGNRLFGPADPILLIHAISSVRKDVVVLTSYNFRAYPELQDCITFLNIEDTEEKLLLQFEALLKKDKVVVVFPARQGTISRITANIALDKRWHPKLLKVLFLLRQPIIPVYLRTDSIISLVHSKTFSFDRMTSFFKDLNAKEKNVNIRIGKPITDEVKRTFFRADHFGRYVRAKLYALGSPLQVNAFFSATRNSQSMVERQPIGTAIDGAILEKELAALPSKNRLLSQGNFDVLIAAAQSVPMTLKEIGRQREITFRTVGEGTGEALDLDEYDMYYHQLILWDREARKIAGGYRIGFGHEIMELYGKRGFYLHSLFKFKRPFNKILEQSIELGRSYVTPEYQKARLPLFLRWKGILAVLLQNLGYRYLIGPVSISNEYSSFSRQLIVAFIKKYYWNTDLAQHVKPRKAFRPAKRDLDIEAIVDQLGQEMTEIDRVIEEVEPHNFKLPVLIKKYIKQEAKIIGFNVDPSFSNVLDGLILLDMMDIPIETLENLNRDLN
- a CDS encoding endonuclease; translated protein: MMQHLHLRLFRTKAALLIGLSLLVSHSSSLAQNAQKVMTYNIRYNNPKDGENAWPNRQEKVLKLVLSQQADVVGLQEALKEQTEFMDSLLTAYGRIGVGRDDGWEKGEYSPLYYRKDRFNLRDNGTFWLSETPEMPGSKSWDAAITRICTYAQLIDKQTGKAVWVFNTHFDHKGKKARQESAKLIIKKAKEMAQDDAIVLIGDFNFSPDSEPYKTITSEFSDAFSCYKSGPKTTGRGFAVGENEGERIDHVFYSKQLKCSTYSILDENDGKNYPSDHLPVISTLRF